The DNA segment AAAGTACACACAGAATGGCTCCATTTATGTAAAATGAAGGGAGAAAAACCTGTGACTCTGTATGTTTTTATGAAGGTTTGTAAATGCATTGAAAAGATTATAGACTAGTGGTAATTGTTGTCTAGGGGCTGGGTTAGTAGGATAAAAgctgactttacttttcattGGTACAGgttttatatttcattcattcatctgaatTTGTTGATGTCCTACTTGCAGGATTTTTAGGAAACACATTTTTCTTAGATTGAGTTAAAATAGTCAATCTGGAGAATTAATTTTATGATTTGTTAAATTATCCATCAAGCACCATATTGTGCATTTGTTATGTCATAGGAAATAAAACAGGCAGGATTCCTGTCCTTGCAAGGCTTACACTCTAGTGGATTCAAGTTTCAAATAgttttctcttccctgtatagGCTACCTCCACTCTTACAAGATTCTTCACCTCCACAGTGAAATACCTGATACCAATTTCCTGTACTTTTGATGGCCTCAGGAAGAAATAAATCTAAGGAACAAAGTGTGAAGAATAAACACATAAGCCATCTCTAAACTGCTCTCTCTGCTTAACAATCATGCTGCAGATTTCCAAAAGCAGGAGGGATAAAATAATACAGTATTAGTAAAATAGGTTTCCTGGGCTGCCCTAGAAACCCTAAACTCTATGACTCTTACTGTGGGGAAAGGCATCAGTTCTAAACAACTGTCTTAATAAAGGCACTACTAGAACAGACTCTCTAAGtagtaggctgctgctgctgctgctgctacgtggcttcagtcgtgtccaactctgtgtgaccccatagacggcagcccaccaggctcccccgtccctgggattctccaggcaagaacactggagtgggttgccatttccttctccaatgcaggaaagtgaaacgtgaaaatgaagttgctcaatcgtgtctgactcttcacgaccccatggactgcagcctaccaggctcctccgcccatgggattttccaggcaagagtactggagtggggtgccaagtaGTAGGCAATTAAGCTTAAATAACTAAAAGCTCTCTGGCACCCACACAGAAGTTCTTATACACAAACTTCACTTTACTGTAAGATCCTTTCTGTGACACTCACGAAGGCgcaataattattaataaataagaatGCCAGCCTATAGGAGTATTGTTTGAGGCCTTTCCACCAGCTGGAATCTCAACATCATACTAGGATTTAACTACAAGTCTGTTCACACTGGTAGCAGAAAATTGAATTTACGTTTCTGAGAAATCTCTGAAACAAACTATTGATATTTCATAGaaattcctatgttttcttcttttcttacacACGCAAATGAAAAGTCCCCAATTTTCAGCTGCCAAAAACAGCTAAATACTGTCATCAtcagaaaaattaaatgtttgtCTCAAAGAAGGAACTGCTCTGTGGAAATTCCTGTGCATCTcaggacaaaggaaaaaaatgttgatGATTCATCTTTGCTAAAGGATAATGTACTTATCATACATGGCTTTTCACAGCTAAGAACAACTGTAAGCCAGGGTAGCAAGAAAATTATCAGAGTTTGAAAAGAGGCATCATACCTAGTCACTGAAATTCAACTCCAAATTTTCTCCTGCCTCCATCAAcctatgtgaccttgggtaaatcaCCTGACCTTTCCCCACTCTTTCATATTCCAATGCCTTCCTCATGCTGCTCATTCTATCTGGAATGCCTTCTTTGACAGCTCCTCCAAttctaaaattcttaaaaaatgctGTTCTGTGAAGTTTTCCCTCATTCCCTTAACCAAATCAGCTTCTTTCCTACTCATATCCCCAGTCTACATGGTCCATACTTCCATTATCATTTATCATATGGCATTACTATTGCACATTTAtcactttgtttattttattttagcttaTCATGTTATTTTACAGCCATCTTATGGTATCAGGTTATATGCTATTAGTTCTACTCCTActaatatttacaatattattagTAGTATTATGAGCACTTTCTATGTGTCAGGCCATATATGACTACATTACCCCTAACTGTCATAAAAGTCCTATATGATGGTGTTATAATTATTACCATTTTTTACagttgaaaaaagtaaaaatcaagaAAGATTATGCAAATGATTAGTAGTGGCACTGAGGATCAAAATACAGACTATTTTACTATGGCTTTAATTACTACCCTAAAATAGTACCTGTAAATAGGAGTAGATAATGTATACTATATTCTTACTAGGTGTCAGATTCTGTACTATATGCTTTATACATAGTAGCTAATATGATTCTCAAAAAAACACTGTGATGTAGAAATTGTGATTATGACTTTCATGTTTTAAATGAAATCAAAGGTTCAGAATGGTTAAATGACTGCCTGAAGTCAAAGAACTCTGGAGGCTGGATTTGAATACAGGTCATCGTGCCCCAGTGCCTAAGCGCTTATCCACTACTCTATTCCATTAACAGATGGgagtttattttaatctttgaaaatactatacagattttttaagaataatccATCTGGAAACAGAAAACTCGAAAGTTACCTCTTCTGAGTCATGTAAGTGATCAAAATTTAACAAGCCCCAGAGCACTCACCTTAGCACATGTGTGGATCCATTAATGGTTGTGGTTGAACAGGGGACAGTCTGGCCCAGAATGGAAGGTCTTCGGTAGCGTTCATCATCACAGCAGAGGATGATGAGGAAGGCACGTCTAAAAGACTTATTCAAGAAAGCGTAGAGAAATGGGTTCAACCCAGAATTGATGTAGCCAAGCCAGAGGAAAGCGGTCCACACCTGCCCAGGAACAGTATAGTCTACAAATGGATCCACAATATTGGTGACAAAGAATGGAGCCCAGCAAAGGCAGAAGCAACCCATGATGATGCACAGAGTCTTGGCTGCTTTGGTCTCTGTCCTCATGCGATGAGTGCTATGCTGGTCTGTTGGCTGCAGCCTGCCCTCTGTGGGGGCTCCTGCCCGTTGTAGCATCTGGATCTGGTGAGCATGCTCCTTAGCTGTGACATAGATGCGATAATAGGCCAGGACCATGAGGAGAAATGGGATGTAGAAGGCTACCACGGAGCAGGTGATGGCGTAGGGCTTGTTGACCATGAAGATACAGTATGTAGAGTTAGAGTTCTGATTGAACTTCCTTTTTTCTATCTGAGAGTtagagggaaagaggaagtgaaGAAGTAGGGTGGGTGGAAAGGAATAAAAAAGTGAATAGGAAGAAGCAGgagaagaatgagaaaaattgtaagaaaatacaaaggataaaaaagaagagaaaaggaggattTGGAAGGtcgaaagaaagaggaaaggaataaagaaggaaagggagggatAGATAAAAGAAAGggtgaagggaaagaaaataaaaaaggtttatcagcaaagcttttgtttttcttctaataAGCCTACAGCATATAGAACCATGACGGTAGAAAAGGAATACActtttggctgctttgggtcttctTATATCTcagtatttccataaaaatcttctagaattttgataggaattagaATAGTGTGACTGAGGGAAAATGACATTTTGTCAATGTTAAGATTTCCAATTCACAAGCATGATAATTCTCTCTCTTTATGTAAGtctttcataatttatttcagtaatattttatatttttgtataaacATCTTTTGCCAGATTTAAcctaaatatttgcatttttattctaATGCGAATAGTACTATGCTAAATTCATATTCCAAACTGTCCGCTGCTAATATGTAGAACTCTGAAAAATTTTTGTATATTGGCTATGTATTCAACAATTTTGTTAAATTAGTAACTAATATTTCATCTTTAGATTCTTCTGAATATTTTCCATGAATAATCATGTGATCTTCAAATAATGACAATTTCATTTCTATCTTTCTAGTCTTAATACCATTTTTCCTTGCATGTTGAACTTAATAAGATCTCTAGTACAATACTGAATAAGAATGGTAACAGTGGACACCATTTTTCCAGTCCCAGTTTTAGGAGGGGAGATTTCAATATTTTACTATTAAGTATGACATTTGCTGTCAGTTTTTTGTCAATGTCCTCTGTTTGAGAAAGCTCCCTTCTATTCCTACTgtgatgaaaaaatttttaaattatgattgtatattgaattttgtcaatgcATTTTTTATAGTAATAAGATGATCATGtgggttttctcttctttctttaattcAGACAGTGGCATATAGTGTTATATACTGGTATAAATCTCACTCGCCTTGAATACTGTGATATACTAGATTCATCTTAGGAACTGAAAGACTTTTTCCACCTATAAACTCTGCATGCTGATGGCTCTTAGTTATCAGTCTTCTCTAGGAATAGATCTTGGTTGAAGAGAGCTGTGTAACCCAATGACACTTCCCTTCCTGAGGTCAGCCTGCATCTAGTGTGAACATACACATGAATAGAGAtgtgaataaaaatatgtatgataAATAATATGCTATTTCATTCACTGTGTACACATTTAGTATTTTGTCTTATAGTATATTGTAAGGTTATAGTATACCTTCTTATTGAATTGACATTTTTAACATAATAAAATCTCTTTTTATCTCAGTATTACTTGCCTCAAGTCACAGGAACCTAATCCTATATTTCACCTAGGAACAAAGATTCATGATTTGCTAATTCAGTATTTGCAGCAACTTTATTACCATGAATAACAAGGATCAACTACACATGTATAATGAACACCTGGGTTACGCTAGTTTCTCTCTAGGCCAATTCAATGCGCAAATGAGTGAAAGATATGAAATGCAATTACAATATCATGGAGCAAACACTAAGCATGTTAATAGTAAGGAGATGCCCCGTTCCCCAGTTACATGAATTAAACAGGGGATGCTTCTATCTCACTGTCACAAAAGAACACAGCTCACTAGGTTATTTCTCTTGGAAGTTCTACGTCAGAAGGTTAGAGTGCTGAGTACTTGTTACAAATTTTGATGCACAGAAGCTTCATTAGGGATTAAGTTTAGCACAAACATAAGGACATAGACTCTTGGGTCCAGTCAGCTTGGGCTTAGCTCTAGTCACCACCACTCCCTACCAATGTGACTTAACCTCATTGACCTTCAGTTTCCTGAGGATGATGACAGGATTACTTCACAGCACTGTTGTGAGTCCTGAGTGAGACAATGATTAAATTAACACAGGGCTCggcacacagtaagtgttcaACATTTGCTGGCCATTATTATATTTATCTACTCATTAttagaaatttgaatttcatttccCCCAAGAATGATAAAACTGAAAGCTTGAAAGAAAAGggataggatttaaaaaaaaaatccatacagtCTCCCTTGTACGGATCCCCTTTCATTTTTCCACTCCTCTGTCCCCAGCATTTCTTTCAGAAGCCCAAGGAACTCTCGTTCTGACATACCACATGCAAATCCTGGCCCAGTCTTGGCTTGGATATCCTTTCCTGGACAAAGAATAAGGCAAGATTAGGGGCTAGGAATGGgatggagagaggaaggggcAGCTCCTATTCTGACTGGTCCTCTTGGGTCAGAGTTcactctcactctctcctccccattCCCTGGTCAGAGTCCTGGGATCCATCTTAAAGTGACTGCCTGACAACTtccttagggggaaaaaaaaaaaaaatatatatatatatatatatatatatccctgctAATAGATCCAGATCATAGCTTTCAATCTTCAATGCAAGTTTGATATTGAAAACAAAGTATGTCAGAGTTGGAAACTCTCCAAGAGCATCTAGACAGGAGTTGACAGATAATGCCTGCAACCTGTGTTTTCCTGCACTGCTCAAAGACACTGTTCCCAATGAGGACCCAAGGATCTTCTCATCACAGCCCTTCAGGAAGTGGCTCAGTGACAGAGCTGGGCTCAGGGTCCAGTTCTCTGGACTCCGGGCCCATACATTCTCTGGAAACCTCCACCCACCCCGACAGGTTTTCCATGGGTCACCATAAGCCTCAAAGGGTCTCAGCATGAAATGAGATGAAGGCCTCTTGGGATACATCACATCCCTCAGGCTCTGGAGTTTGTCTGCTAAGCTTTGAATACCTGTTCCACTATTCACTAGCTGTGAATTCACAGGCATATTACTTCACCATTTTTGAAcctgagttttctcatctgtgaaatggggggaaattattataattttcccAAAGGGATGCTGCTGTCAGGATCACATGTATTTACTGTACTACTTTTTGGCATACAGTAAACTGAAAACTGTTAgcctgctttttgttgttgttattattgttactcTGTCAGGATTTTTCTTAGGATACCCACTTAACCTgacattgtttgtttatttagaaTCCCAAGCAAACAAAGTTAGTCAGACAGTAAACCCATATGGTCTGCATGAGTACTCACCAAATCAATTATTCCAATGTTATTCCAGCCTTGCATTATAGGGAGAAAAGAGATAAACATGGGAATGACCCAGCAGCCTCCCAGCATTAATGCGATGCGCAGAGGGGTCATCTTGTTCCTATAGACCAAAGGCTGGCAGCAGATGGCATAATACCTGGAGAGAGAATAGAGGGGGTGGGTGCCAAGGGAAAGgacagaggagagggagaaggaggagacatAATTCATGAGAGAGAAGtacagaggagaaggaaaataagaagaggaaatagtGGGAAAGGGGCAAATTAGAGGGGGAAAtagagaatgaaaataaagaaggaggagaaaagaatGAGAAGGGGGAAATTGGATGAGTGAGTagtagaggaagggagagagaagtgggagaagaacagagaaaataaaaagcaattgtacaataaaatattgtattgtcCATGAGTTTCTGCTACTATAAATATAAACTTTAGATCACACATATGAGAACCATAACCAGACACTGGTCCCAtatccctcttcctctccccatACCTGAGAAACTCAACATATACCTGAGAGTCTGCTCCATCTCAGGCACAGACCTAACACTGCCCTCGTGCCTAGGAATTTTAAAGGCTACTGCCCAGCTCTCTGGGTGTCTGCATCCAGATATACGCAGTCCTTTTCACAACAATGTGAGGTAACCCAGAGTTGGTCCTACATCTGAGCTCTAAGAACAGTATCTCAAACTTGCCCTCATCCTCTTGATACCTACCTATACCGAGTGGATGCTCTAAGCCAGTGTTCTTTAAATTTTGGTCCAGGGATTCTGCCCTTCTTCTCTATATTAGACTCACCTGAGGAGATCtgcttaaaatgcagatttcaaaGATCTCCTAAAATAGAGCCTGAGGGGGAGGAATCTGGAGTTTGCATTCTGACAAGTGAAAATCATTACTGCTGTTTGCCACATATGTCCAGTTCCTGGCCTCCTTGCGGCTGAGTGGGGCCAACTGACTCTTTTGGCCTGAGTCATGAATAAAATCAACATGTGTTATTTCTGGACTGAAGCATTTAATTGTTTCTCTGATGCCAAGAAAGTAAAGTTTCAAATATTTCCTGCTCCATCATTTCCTACCTACTGGTAGAGACCATCTTATTTCCATTTATCAGGGTCTGATCTTTTTCCAGGGACTCTCTGCTCATGGTTTCCAGAGCTCAGATTCTGCCTAtgttactgaaagtgaaagtgaagtcattcagtcgtgtctgactctttgcgaccccacagactgtagcctatcaggctcttccgtccatgggattttccaggcaatagtactggagtgggttgccatttccatctccagggcatcttcccaacccatggatcgaacccgggtctcctgcattgtagacagatgctttaccatctgtgccaccaaggaagtcctgcctAGGTACTAGCTTTCTTCTTATCTCGAGAGAGGCACAACTTGCCCCACTCGATGATCGGGCCTCTAACTCCTAGATTGCTCCTTGTATGTTGTTCCAATCTTGGAGACCATTACTTCCATGCCCAGACAGTCCACTGAATCTGACAACAAGTAAAATATCATGGTAAGCTTATCAGCCATTTGTCTTtggaaaagtcaaagaaaaaaatgcaaaaagacagcCTGGAGGCTAAGTCTATTCTTTAAGATTTTATACCATTTAATGATAAGCCACCCCCTTATACCCTTCATTTTATGCAATTCACTTTGTTAATTTTTAccacctcttcctttcttttcttaattcaAAGCCTAACTAATAGAACAAAGGCTATATTCTTTGAAAAGCTGGTGGTAGGATGAGTTGGGAGAATGGGTGAAATGAGAAGGAGAGCCCAGTGTTGGAGCATGAGAACAGAGTGCCACAGGATCTGAGAGGGGAGAATTATATCCTTCCCTCTAAGGCATCAAAAAGTAGCTGACCACATTGTGTCAGGGAACTCCCTGTGCCCAGCAAGACAGTGGAGTGTCCTGATCTGGACCAGAGTGCAAAGAACAACAAACCAAAGAATGGGAGAGGGAATTACTCAGGaactcattttctttatctataaaactgaCATGGTAGCCAAATCTAACTAAGGCTAACTCAGTAATGGAAAGAATCATGATTAAGTGGAATTCTCTTCACACTCTTGACTTATATAAGAAAGGCAAATTTTTCTGAATGGCTGTTATTAATAATCATCAGAGGTTTACTTACAAAAAGTTGATGAATTTGGAGTacaagaaaacataattttttttttcaaaatttgctcCCTTCCTCACTTCCTGCTAGAGGGCCTAGATTAGCTAGATTATATATTGGTTTTGTACATTTACCATCTTCCCTCTTTTTCCTTGGTGATAGCATCCAAAGTCCTTTGGGAATTCTCTTTTCACTTGTTGTTGTATAGTTGGGAAAATAAATGATGTGATTCTGACTTTTCCAGCCAGGGAGTGACCTAATCAGACATTTTCCTGGAACTCTGAATGTCATGCAGAGTGATGCGAAGATGGGAAAGTCAGCAAAGGTCCCTCTATTCCCACAGCTGCCTCCTGCTCTCAGCAGGACCGAGAGCAGCTCCTGCTCCTTAGGTATTTGGGCAGTCATGCTCTTGCCCCTTTAGGTTCTcaattctttagttcttccttcaATTAAACAAGCCACCTCATATCTTTCCACTAAATTCCTTTTTGTGCAGTTGATGTTATAGGTTGAAATGCGCTTCCCTCTCCCAAAAGGTATGCTGAAATACAAACCTTCAGTGCCTTGGAATATGGACTTacttgcaagcaggttctttagagaagtaataaaattaaaatgaggtgATTAGGATGGGCCttaatccaacatgactgaaatccttataaaaatggaaagttaGACAAGACAGACACACTCAGAGACAAAATGACAATATAAAGACAGAAGATTGAACTGATGCTTCAGCAAGCCAAAAAAACACCAGAGTGCCAGCAAAACACTTgaagctaggaagaggcaaggaagaatcTTTTCCCTACAGGTTCAGAGGGAGCAGGGACCTGtaaacaccttgatttcagacatcTAGTCTCTAGAACTTAGATAATAAATATCCTGTTGTTccaagccactcagtttgtggtactttgttatgtcAGTTCTAGCAAAACCTAATAAAGTTGGCTAAAAGAGTTTTCTGCTACTTGTAACCAAAGTACCTTGCCTCAGTGAAAATGGTTCTGAATGCCAGATATGTCATTCATAGACACTTTGTTCTAAGTaagaatgctttcatttttattcactaCACCTCCAGGTCAAAGCTCCAATTATAGCATCTCTTCATCCACCAACCCAAAGAAGGCAATCAAAAGATAACTGAAAAAGGGTGCATTCCTATCTTTGCTGAATAATTTATGATTTTTGAGGTTTGGAACAGGTACCAAGATACTGGATAAAGACAAGAGACTTTAGGA comes from the Bubalus kerabau isolate K-KA32 ecotype Philippines breed swamp buffalo chromosome 1, PCC_UOA_SB_1v2, whole genome shotgun sequence genome and includes:
- the HTR4 gene encoding 5-hydroxytryptamine receptor 4; this translates as MAKCAELDSLAVRPNERAMGSKMLSEEGKFRFSLRPYLSEFPSVLRVCVSSSSKEGFRSVEKVVLLTFLSAVILMAILGNLLVMVAVCRDRQLRKIKTNYFIVSLAFADLLVSVLVMPFGAIELVQDIWIYGEMFCLVRTSLDVLLTTASIFHLCCISLDRYYAICCQPLVYRNKMTPLRIALMLGGCWVIPMFISFLPIMQGWNNIGIIDLIEKRKFNQNSNSTYCIFMVNKPYAITCSVVAFYIPFLLMVLAYYRIYVTAKEHAHQIQMLQRAGAPTEGRLQPTDQHSTHRMRTETKAAKTLCIIMGCFCLCWAPFFVTNIVDPFVDYTVPGQVWTAFLWLGYINSGLNPFLYAFLNKSFRRAFLIILCCDDERYRRPSILGQTVPCSTTTINGSTHVLRDAVECGGQWESQSHPPASSPLVAAQPSDT